The genome window TTTTCCCTTTTGTTATGATATTGATTAATAATGGTGTCAACAAAGGGATGTACAACTAACACTTTTTTACCTAACAGAGCACAAGACCAAGGGTCTTTAAATAAATAAGGTTCTAGGGCAATTGGATCTAATCTAAACGGGTTAGTACCATAATTATTTATTAAATAGTCTTCGCCGGGTATGAACTTCCAAATTCCAAATGCATCAATTTGTGAAAGTTGGTTTATGAAAAAATCTGAAAACCTACTAATCATTAAATCAGAATTGGGAAAAAAGCCAGCATTAATACACAGATTTTGTTTAACGTTTTCATTCCACTCTGTTTTGTAATTCTGAAATTTATGATGCGATTTTTTCAAATAAGTATCAGAATTTATTTTATTGATCTCTATATAGTTTAAAAGACACGTAGACTCTACCATACCGAGTCGGCTTATAGCAAAGGGCTTATAAGCCAATATCGCATCCTTTATAATCTCATTACTTCTTAATAAGCTGTAATGAGTACTACCTGAATTTGAATATAGAATAGATTCTTTATTAAGGCCTAGAATTCTATAAAGTAGTTTTCCCAGTCTATTTACACCCATTTGAAAATCCATATTAATATAAGCAGAGTATCCTTTCTAGTACCTTCAAAAAGAATGGTTTTTTGAAATTTCCTGCAACTAATGATGCATTCAATTGACCCAATTTTGCAGAAAAATCTAATAAATTTTGAGAAAACATGTTTGTTAGAAAATTTTTCCTAAAAAAGTAATAAACAAGAAGTATTACATCGATATTAGATATCTTTCTAACTGGAATTGCGTTGTGATTGAAAACTTCATTATAAGCTTTAATTTGAGAAGAATTAAGTGCATATATTAGTCTTAAAATATAATTAACAGTTACCTTTTTACGTGTTATAAGGTGTTTCAAACTTAAAAGACTACTTGAACCTGCATAATACCCTAACTTTAAACCTGTGTATAGAATTTGTGTATCGCCAGCACTGCTAAGTATAGTTCCATTTCTATCTATCATTGAATATTTCCGTGCTTTTACAGCAGCAATGTATTCTATTAGAATGTTCTTTCTAACAACCATTCCGGTACCATAAGGAAAATATAAACTTCCCTCTTTGTTATTGTTATCGTAATGGGTACCTTCAATAAACTTCTCTTGATGAATATGTCGAATAGAAGACAAAAATTTTGTTTCTTTCATACCAACATACTCTACTTCAACTACTCCAGGTCCCCAAAGGCCAACTTTAGGATAAAGATTTATAATATCTAATGCATTTGTTAAGTAATTAAATATAGGTTCGTTATCATCATCAAAAAAAACAATCCAGTCATATTTAGCCGAACAAATACCTGCAACTCTTGCTTGAGTTAAACCTGGGCTTTGCTCTTTTATAAAGCTTAGCTGTTTATTCTCCATTCGTTGTACCCAAGCTTTAACTTCAGGGAGCCCACTAATTTCAGAAGTTGAATTATTATCAACTATGATAAATTCTACAGGTATATTTTCGGGAACAAGTAAAGAAGATAAAGAATTAAGAAGTCTCTTGAAGACGACTAAATCTGGGTTATATGAGCAAACAATGATTGAAAAACCTGATACCATATTAAGTTAAAAATTAAAATATAGTTATAAGGTTCTTGTTTAAAAAGATATGATATTCACCACTTGTAGCTGTTAAAAAATTCATATCGAGAAATTTATGTTCGAAAAGGCTAACATCTACGCCTGCATCAGGATGTAGTTCAATGGCAACTATTTTCACCTTCTGCTTAATAAGCTCTAAAGAAACCTCATCTTCAAGTAAAAAAGCTTCTCCTCCTTCAATATCTATTTTGAGAAGGTCCACTTCAGAAAACTGAGAATTTAATGTCAAATCAGTTAAAGTAATGGTTGAAACACCATCACCAGTTGTTCGAGATAACTGATTATCTTGCTTTTGTAGAGTTACTGCCCAAGAATTAGAATCACGGAAACTATTGACGATATGCAAAACTTCATTCGTATGCCAAAGCCCACTTCTTAGTAATTTAAATCTGCTAGCGTCTCCGAAGTTACTGGCTAAATTATGTTTAAGAAGAGCATAACTATGCGGTTCAGGCTCAATACAAGTTATATTAGCATTTGGGAAGTATAGTCCCCATATTATTGCTGATAGTCCAATATTACTCCCACAATCAATTATTTTTTTTACGTTACTACTACCAATATGCTTGGTTAGCAATTCTACAACAGGCCTGTACTCGAAATCAATTAATTGTTGCTTTAAAACCCGAATGTCACTATCCCCTGTTCGGCAGGTTA of Pontibacter deserti contains these proteins:
- a CDS encoding FkbM family methyltransferase, with amino-acid sequence MKKWQDLSNRLEDYKLLHQCNITARHISDEKVILENISLGNFQVVVTCRTGDSDIRVLKQQLIDFEYRPVVELLTKHIGSSNVKKIIDCGSNIGLSAIIWGLYFPNANITCIEPEPHSYALLKHNLASNFGDASRFKLLRSGLWHTNEVLHIVNSFRDSNSWAVTLQKQDNQLSRTTGDGVSTITLTDLTLNSQFSEVDLLKIDIEGGEAFLLEDEVSLELIKQKVKIVAIELHPDAGVDVSLFEHKFLDMNFLTATSGEYHIFLNKNLITIF
- a CDS encoding glycosyltransferase; this translates as MVSGFSIIVCSYNPDLVVFKRLLNSLSSLLVPENIPVEFIIVDNNSTSEISGLPEVKAWVQRMENKQLSFIKEQSPGLTQARVAGICSAKYDWIVFFDDDNEPIFNYLTNALDIINLYPKVGLWGPGVVEVEYVGMKETKFLSSIRHIHQEKFIEGTHYDNNNKEGSLYFPYGTGMVVRKNILIEYIAAVKARKYSMIDRNGTILSSAGDTQILYTGLKLGYYAGSSSLLSLKHLITRKKVTVNYILRLIYALNSSQIKAYNEVFNHNAIPVRKISNIDVILLVYYFFRKNFLTNMFSQNLLDFSAKLGQLNASLVAGNFKKPFFLKVLERILCLY